gttttattatgtaggTTCGTCATAAAATGACAGACTAAacaactatatattaatttacgcCGTGACTTACATActaatttcgttttataacCTAATCACATCAATTTAGAACATTTGTTGTGTGGTAGTGATAGGGGCGCGGCCCGCCGTTTGACGCTTGAGTCCATGAAACAAGAAGTTGGCGGCGGCCTTGATGGGCGCGACTAGGGGCGCACGCGCAGCGGTCTCCCATTGTCAGACGTTGCCCGTGGCAGGGAACCGGGGCGGAGGCAGTGGCGGCGGCGGCCGGGCCTCCCCCGCCACCGAAGACTGCTCCGACACTGAAGAAGTAGCACAGCCTTGTATTATATCTCGAATGTCAAACATCACTCGCCATAACGCGGACATCAATAGTTTTGTATTGGGTACATTCCATTACAGTACATGCAATGTAATCGCAAATTAACTGAATATACCactgtaaatgaaataaagtaattcaactttgattgaaatattatgtaaaataatgataagttTAGAAACATAACTTCCTAAAAGTTTTCTCACCCCATAGCTCTTTCGGGAAACAagcaatttgtaaaaaaaaatatgcagtCTCGGAATGCACTAAACACCCTAACATCGCGAATAGGGTTATGTTGAGCAGAAGGAAATAGGGAGGATGTAATTATATCGACACATAAGCaagcaaaacaaataaagtacCATATGTTTCAAACACGTGGtagaatgtttaaaatgatgTTGATATACAGTGCCTTGCAAATTGCTGATAACCTGAAAATGAAGGCACACATGGGATGGTGTTTTGAAGTAAACAGTGAAAACACTATAATATCGAGTTGAAAATCACaatgataataatgtaaacaGAACGCTTGATAAGCGGGTAGGTAAGCTCTTACGTGAATCGTGTTTTTCATCGACGGGAGCAGGCGGCGGTGGTGGAGGCAGCTGTTGTTCGAGGGCGTTCACGCAATTCATCATGCTTCCATACAGCCGGCTGTCTCGGAAACTGTCCCTGGACATACGTCACACACCTATCACCACGCGAACACCCCAACCCCCAATTTCAACGTCCAGTTTGCCACCATTAAGGTATTCCttttatgtgattttaaaACACGTTCGAACACTTGATGATTGTTCGTACTGATTGTTTCTATTATTGTAAGTTACAAAAGTCTACATACTTATTGTGTAATATATCATTGAACAGCCCCAGTAATAATCTTTTACTGATTTGATATTCGCGTTATTtggaaataatttctttatttttaacaaaacttgtATCGGTTTTACAGTTTTTGTATTCTTTGTGGGTACCACTATGTTATTTACGACATAaatcatgaatataaaaaaaaattattcgcGGAGATTttgaagtttatataattataaaaattttatacagtcTTTTTTACTACAGTCaaacttttgtaatttatactaaaaaaagtcacatattttgaaaacacGTGCATAGCGTGCTAATGGCTATGATTTAAAATCACGTTGCAAAAGGTGCTTCTCAATAAGATAGCGGTTGGTGGACAGAAAATATGATCTTCCGTGGAGGTTTTCGTTAGGTGCTTTTAGGATTgagatgaataataataaaatatatatgtatcacgTTAGTATTTTACCTTCCATTAGAATTTCGGAACAAAGCGAGGATCTCTTCAAAGGTCTTGTTTTTGGTTTCAGGAACTTTTTTATACgtaaaaatccaaaaaattgCAAGGAATACGCTAAAAGGCAGGAATGTATAGTTTTCCAATAGAGCCTGtcaaaatacaataacattttaataattctgctAATTGGCAtgcattgtatatttattaaattattaaatcacataaaaattataatcccCACCTTCATACTAGGAAAGCCAATTCCGACGACGAAATTTGCCATCCAATTCACTAATACGGCGATGGCCATTGCACTTGGTCTTGGGCCTTGAGAGAACAATTCAGCGGTTATCAGCCAAGGAATAGAGCCCGGTCCGACGGCGAAGAACACGACGAAACTCAACGTTGAAACCACTGATAAATAGCTCATCCAATCTATCATTTCCTGCACATAGCCAAAAAACTCCTATCAGGGGATAGCAATGATGCTCTTTCCCATTACCGACCggaatagaaataaatcacAAACATAAATGCCATCACACACTTGTCAGTCTGTGTTTGTCGACTTGGGTCGCGATGGTTGTTCCTGCTTCGTTTTACACGAGCAATAAGACTTTAAGCACTTTGAGCCTTCATCTACGTAGTGCTATTATAGCAAAGTGAAGTATTCTTTAGTATTTTTGGCTGTATTGCGTATGCTTAGTGAAATGTGCCTTCTGCTTTTGAGCAGTGTTGTGTGGATAATCTCGCTTCATTTAACGCGTGCGCCAGAGCTCTTCGTGAATCTAACGCGTTTAAATGACTTGTATcatgtaataaacaaaaaccgTGTGAGGTGCGTTAGTGAGTGATGTtcctaacatttatatttgaaaatttatttcaatattaaattgctTTCCTATTGAGATTTCCGGATTCGGAAACAGGAAAGTCGAATTTTGGGGAGGACATCTAGCGAAGCAAAGCAAAAAAAAGGTTGTGTGGGAGgaacaacaaaacaatatgtataaatttacaatttaagaaATAGATATAACTTACGGACAAATTTAGTTGTATCAAATAACACAGATTATTCAGATACAGTTTCAAAAACTACCACAAAAGCTAAAAAGAGGTCGAGGAAAGTGAATGAAGGCTGTGATTCAGAAAGATTGGTAAAGCGTGCAAAAAGCAAAATAAgtgtaaaaatcttaattacatTGACACCTTGATTTTGTTGTCTTTcttgttgttgttttatattcaaggTTTCAATAAgagatacttaaataaaaaaaaagtctacaatttttagtaaattatacattaagcTATGTAactaactaattaaaaactaactaATCTAACTATAACTGTCTATAGACGCAAAATTATTTGCAGTTATTGAGATACAGACAAACTGAGACAGAAACTAGAATTACAAAATTGATTGATCCTACTTGAACTTTTTACGTTTGCAGTAGTTTAAAAGTTCTTAAACACTTacactgaaataaatacacaacACACGCAGAGTCACGTCATGTAGACGTTATAATATAAGACACACCTTTATTAAGAATGAGATGGTGATGAAAATGGAGAAGATAAACATCCCGCCGAGGCCGTAGAGGTGGAGGGTGCGGCGCCCCGTGCGATCCATAAGTGGCAAGGATACCAAAGTCATGCCCACCATTATAGCACCGATGCCCATAGTAGCAAACTTTGCAGATTCTTCCGTTAAGCCAGAGGATGTAAAGAGCGATGTTGAATAATAGAACACCTGAGAGAGTATTGGCCTATATTATCATGttccttaatttttatgaaacattataaaaaaatatggataaaaatttaatatcttgatCTAGCAACTTCAAGACTGACATAAATATGCATGGTAACATTAACAGACTTAAGTTTTTTCCTTACGATATTTATACCTCCATTAACTAGACAAACcctatgataataaatatatatatatatagttgaaCTTAAGCCAACACTAAGATCTTTGTGCTACATAATCCGTgctcaaaatatttactatataacattgtatacAAACAGCATTTATTCCGCTTAGCTGCTGGGACAATTGCATTACGACACCGATAAGCAGAGGAGCACGCAGGGTTGGTGAACAGAGCAATTCCCTCATTGATATAGATGCCTCCGCTTGCTGCGCTCTCTCTTCAGCTCGCATTTCCTCAATATCCTCTTCAACCTTGATATAATAAacacgaaatatatttaaaatagaaatataatgattCGACAATTTTGTAACTTATGAAGTATTACAGTGTATTTAATTGTTCCCTATGTTTTAAGTAACAGTAGGTGCACTTTAAGCTATTCTAATTTGTTTAGCTAGTCAACACAACGAAGGGTGTAGTTTGAGTGCTTTAAGAAGTAATTCAACTTTCttgttgattaaataaattgtatttgaacGAACTTTTAGCTTCTAACAGAATCTTTCGTACAAAGGTATCTTTGGTTTGATTAAAAGATAAAGGAACAAAAGTAAAATAGTTTTCCCAGAAGCGTGTAGAAAATCCACTTAAATGGATTgctttcaaagaaataaaattcaataaaggaTATGAGAAAACATTTGATATATGCTAtacaaaaattctatttattaacgCACTTGGTTGCTAGCACGGAGTCTTCGTAACGCACGCCTTGCTTCTTCCTCCCACTGACGAGTAATTAAAAGATATCGCGGAGATTCGGGACAGGCGGGTAAAAGGAGTAGCTGTAATATAGCAGGACATACAGCCAAACCTGcaaattattgtgttttagAATGTGCGTCTCAGAAACCTGTTAAAATCTTATCAGAAGATATTTAATCACTCTAGGTAGTTTTACTATAGACAAATACCGAGAAGGATAGGCCATCCATCATCAGTGCCAAGAATTTGCTCGATCCCAAGTACTTGCGATAGCAGCAATCCGACGGTGACAGCCAGCTGGTTAACAGTGCCAAGGCCTCCACGCAGGTTCAGCGGTGCGATCTCCGATATGTACATTGGCACAAGTGATGTATTTAAGCCTGCATTATTTTTAGTCTTTATTCACTTTCATGTTTATAACAGAACtgcctttaaaatatttatatgaataaaactttcaattgttttgtatgactaataaatgtaaaaatatctgTGTTGAGGTATTCATACCTAAGTGTAAATGATAACATTATTgtagtataattataatttacggGGCCTTTTTTAAGGTggcgtttatttatttgaaacactaatcaaataataaagactGTTACCGCAATTGACGCCTATAATGAATCTACCGAAAAAGAGCATTTCATAACAATGAGATATTTTTGTGAAGCCCATTAGACTGGCACCGCCGATGCCGAGGATATTGTTGAGCAAGAGGCCTCCTTTTCTGGAGAAAGAACATTGAAACAATTTCATAcaagttcaaaaaaatatacctacttcaacaattttttaaacaaatattcaacCTTCCAAATCGATTAGCAATCATCCCTCCAGAGAATCCACCCAGCATACCACCGATAGCGAAAATGCTGACCGCTATCGAATACAGCCTATTCACCGTGTCCTCGTGGATATCTTTGCCATAGCGATCTTTGTAGACATCCTTCATAAAGTTCTCGATGTTCTGAAATATCACTTACGTATATcgttggtttttttttaaataagagtcTACAAGGCTTTTTCTTATTCATTCGCTTTGAAAACATACTCATtacatgatatttaaaaaataatatcagccCTGCtgatctaaaattttaaaatagtataaatattatttatcatactcTGCCAGGAGCGTTGATGACACCAGTGTTGTAGCCAAACTGCAACATCCCGAGTACCGCGGCCAAAATAGCGTAGGATAAGAAAAACGTAAGACCCTgcaaatttttacttttattatgcCTACAgcctaaaaaattataattcctgaaatctttataatgaatgaaatgattttattccataacgaatctttataaacaaattttcatattcGTAAAGCGATgcaagttaaattataaaatatattcggtACGTAGTACAAACGAtactgttattaaatatttaatatccaatatataataacttcatTATTGGGTACTTTTACAACGATCCTcaatttttgtacattttatggtatattaattaatacatatttttagtgtagtcaagtattttaaattataaagttaaatgcTAAATTCTATTAAgtatgtaggtatataattAACTAAGTAACTGCTTAGAGCTGgtgtgtattaaaatttgaagaaTATCAATTCTTATCTCACAacaattacatactattaaatatttattttttatattacctgCTCAAGCAACCTAAGTTTCCGTCTTTGCGAGTGTTCTTCGAGCCTGTCCACATACTCCCGTAGTTCTTCTATTTCTTCCTTCACTTGCTGCACGGTATCCAACTCTTGCTTGATGGCCACCATGTCGCGTTTAacctttcaatatatttattgtttttatttaatacgtttaaacctacatataataaatatatattaaccgaATACCTCGGAAACTTCACTTTGGCATGATTCTACACTCTTTGTGAGTTCCTGGAGTTGTGAACGGATTTCGCATAGAGCGACCGTTGTCTCAAGTTGACGGTCGCCCCTCTGCAGCTCGTCCAGCTTGGCAGACAGATTCATGCTCATCACGCTCACCTGTCTCTGAAGGCTGGGTGAGAAAAAACTAAACTTATCAACTTATTAATGTTGAGAGAAATGtattactttttgtatttcattataacatgtctcatatcaaattaaacatgtttagctggtattaattaaataaatataataaattttaaacaatataaatagttcGTTGGCAGttcgttaaaaattaattaataagctTACGAGGTAAATCGGATCTTAaccaatcaaatatttttcaaagggttataacataactttttataaatagttataatgtaaaataagatAGGGTTAAATTTACAAGGAAACAACTTTAgactttatatcaataaatgaaactagtattattcggatttactacgcggattttattatttataaactacataatcccgacgtttcggttactttgcagcaaccgtgatcacgggcagactaGGTGtgtgtcaataaaaataattttaaatacttttaattacttatgcTACATACTAATTACATGTGAAAAAATAAGACCTGCCCTAGACATGTATCATTGTATGATCAAAGTATCACATAACGAGTGACGTTGCTGAATTTGCGAAACTCAATTCCTCATATTGACACCTCATCGTCGGAAATAAGGTTTCCGACACTCCATTGaaactataaaaacatttttatcttagCTCCGGAGCAATCACTTAGGCTTATTTATAAGACAATATgtccttataatttttagaaatatgtaaTCGCCACCTAGATGCCCTgtatgttgaaaaaaaatatacgctccaaggtatataaaagtacgtaactgtaa
This Danaus plexippus chromosome Z, MEX_DaPlex, whole genome shotgun sequence DNA region includes the following protein-coding sequences:
- the LOC116777215 gene encoding glucose transporter type 1 isoform X2, with product MRQSCHRLLEHQQPGGDEPPLYSPVDQITAVPDHVGRQAGGKLTRYAPAEEDEATLRELLLSLQRQVSVMSMNLSAKLDELQRGDRQLETTVALCEIRSQLQELTKSVESCQSEVSEVKRDMVAIKQELDTVQQVKEEIEELREYVDRLEEHSQRRKLRLLEQGLTFFLSYAILAAVLGMLQFGYNTGVINAPGRNIENFMKDVYKDRYGKDIHEDTVNRLYSIAVSIFAIGGMLGGFSGGMIANRFGRKGGLLLNNILGIGGASLMGFTKISHCYEMLFFGRFIIGVNCGLNTSLVPMYISEIAPLNLRGGLGTVNQLAVTVGLLLSQVLGIEQILGTDDGWPILLGLAVCPAILQLLLLPACPESPRYLLITRQWEEEARRALRRLRASNQVEEDIEEMRAEERAQQAEASISMRELLCSPTLRAPLLIGVVMQLSQQLSGINAVFYYSTSLFTSSGLTEESAKFATMGIGAIMVGMTLVSLPLMDRTGRRTLHLYGLGGMFIFSIFITISFLIKEMIDWMSYLSVVSTLSFVVFFAVGPGSIPWLITAELFSQGPRPSAMAIAVLVNWMANFVVGIGFPSMKALLENYTFLPFSVFLAIFWIFTYKKVPETKNKTFEEILALFRNSNGRDSFRDSRLYGSMMNCVNALEQQLPPPPPPAPVDEKHDSLSEQSSVAGEARPPPPLPPPRFPATGNV
- the LOC116777215 gene encoding glucose transporter type 1 isoform X4, giving the protein MRQSCHRLLEHQQPGGDEPPLYSPVDQITAVPDHVGRQAGGKLTRYAPAEEDEATLRELLLSLQRQVSVMSMNLSAKLDELQRGDRQLETTVALCEIRSQLQELTKSVESCQSEVSEVKRDMVAIKQELDTVQQVKEEIEELREYVDRLEEHSQRRKLRLLEQGLTFFLSYAILAAVLGMLQFGYNTGVINAPGRNIENFMKDVYKDRYGKDIHEDTVNRLYSIAVSIFAIGGMLGGFSGGMIANRFGRKGGLLLNNILGIGGASLMGFTKISHCYEMLFFGRFIIGVNCGLNTSLVPMYISEIAPLNLRGGLGTVNQLAVTVGLLLSQVLGIEQILGTDDGWPILLGLAVCPAILQLLLLPACPESPRYLLITRQWEEEARRALRRLRASNQVEEDIEEMRAEERAQQAEASISMRELLCSPTLRAPLLIGVVMQLSQQLSGINAVFYYSTSLFTSSGLTEESAKFATMGIGAIMVGMTLVSLPLMDRTGRRTLHLYGLGGMFIFSIFITISFLIKEMIDWMSYLSVVSTLSFVVFFAVGPGSIPWLITAELFSQGPRPSAMAIAVLVNWMANFVVGIGFPSMKALLENYTFLPFSVFLAIFWIFTYKKVPETKNKTFEEILALFRNSNGR
- the LOC116777215 gene encoding glucose transporter type 1 isoform X1, yielding MRQSCHRLLEHQQPGGDEPPLYSPVDQITAVPDHVGRQAGGKLTRYAPAEEDEATLRELLLSLQRQVSVMSMNLSAKLDELQRGDRQLETTVALCEIRSQLQELTKSVESCQSEVSEVKRDMVAIKQELDTVQQVKEEIEELREYVDRLEEHSQRRKLRLLEQGLTFFLSYAILAAVLGMLQFGYNTGVINAPGRNIENFMKDVYKDRYGKDIHEDTVNRLYSIAVSIFAIGGMLGGFSGGMIANRFGRKGGLLLNNILGIGGASLMGFTKISHCYEMLFFGRFIIGVNCGLNTSLVPMYISEIAPLNLRGGLGTVNQLAVTVGLLLSQVLGIEQILGTDDGWPILLGLAVCPAILQLLLLPACPESPRYLLITRQWEEEARRALRRLRASNQVEEDIEEMRAEERAQQAEASISMRELLCSPTLRAPLLIGVVMQLSQQLSGINAVFYYSTSLFTSSGLTEESAKFATMGIGAIMVGMTLVSLPLMDRTGRRTLHLYGLGGMFIFSIFITISFLIKEFFGYVQEMIDWMSYLSVVSTLSFVVFFAVGPGSIPWLITAELFSQGPRPSAMAIAVLVNWMANFVVGIGFPSMKALLENYTFLPFSVFLAIFWIFTYKKVPETKNKTFEEILALFRNSNGRDSFRDSRLYGSMMNCVNALEQQLPPPPPPAPVDEKHDSLSEQSSVAGEARPPPPLPPPRFPATGNV
- the LOC116777215 gene encoding glucose transporter type 1 isoform X3; this encodes MNVPDFIRVENWPSSSSDLNLLDYDLCLQRQVSVMSMNLSAKLDELQRGDRQLETTVALCEIRSQLQELTKSVESCQSEVSEVKRDMVAIKQELDTVQQVKEEIEELREYVDRLEEHSQRRKLRLLEQGLTFFLSYAILAAVLGMLQFGYNTGVINAPGRNIENFMKDVYKDRYGKDIHEDTVNRLYSIAVSIFAIGGMLGGFSGGMIANRFGRKGGLLLNNILGIGGASLMGFTKISHCYEMLFFGRFIIGVNCGLNTSLVPMYISEIAPLNLRGGLGTVNQLAVTVGLLLSQVLGIEQILGTDDGWPILLGLAVCPAILQLLLLPACPESPRYLLITRQWEEEARRALRRLRASNQVEEDIEEMRAEERAQQAEASISMRELLCSPTLRAPLLIGVVMQLSQQLSGINAVFYYSTSLFTSSGLTEESAKFATMGIGAIMVGMTLVSLPLMDRTGRRTLHLYGLGGMFIFSIFITISFLIKEFFGYVQEMIDWMSYLSVVSTLSFVVFFAVGPGSIPWLITAELFSQGPRPSAMAIAVLVNWMANFVVGIGFPSMKALLENYTFLPFSVFLAIFWIFTYKKVPETKNKTFEEILALFRNSNGSVGAVFGGGGGPAAAATASAPVPCHGQRLTMGDRCACAPSRAHQGRRQLLVSWTQASNGGPRPYHYHTTNVLN